Proteins from a genomic interval of Calditerrivibrio sp.:
- the tuf gene encoding elongation factor Tu (EF-Tu; promotes GTP-dependent binding of aminoacyl-tRNA to the A-site of ribosomes during protein biosynthesis; when the tRNA anticodon matches the mRNA codon, GTP hydrolysis results; the inactive EF-Tu-GDP leaves the ribosome and release of GDP is promoted by elongation factor Ts; many prokaryotes have two copies of the gene encoding EF-Tu) — translation EMVMPGDNISATVELIQPIAMEQGLRFAIREGGRTVGAGVVTEIIE, via the coding sequence AGAGATGGTGATGCCTGGTGATAATATAAGTGCGACTGTGGAGTTGATCCAGCCTATAGCTATGGAGCAGGGTTTGAGGTTTGCGATTCGTGAAGGTGGTAGGACTGTCGGTGCTGGTGTTGTTACTGAGATTATAGAGTAA
- the rpsJ gene encoding 30S ribosomal protein S10 translates to MAGEKIRIKLKSFDHKILDKSVRDIVRTAKMTGARVVGPVPLPTKIEKYSVLRSPHVNKTSFEQFEIRTHKRLVDIHDHNPQTIDALMKLELSAGVDVEIKL, encoded by the coding sequence ATGGCTGGAGAAAAGATAAGAATAAAATTAAAAAGTTTTGATCACAAGATACTTGATAAATCTGTTAGGGATATTGTTAGGACTGCAAAGATGACAGGTGCCAGGGTTGTTGGCCCTGTCCCACTTCCTACAAAGATTGAAAAATATTCAGTTTTGAGGTCTCCCCACGTTAATAAGACCTCATTCGAACAGTTTGAAATTAGAACGCACAAGAGATTGGTTGATATTCACGATCACAATCCCCAGACGATAGATGCTCTCATGAAGCTAGAGCTTTCTGCTGGGGTTGATGTTGAGATAAAACTATAA
- the rplC gene encoding 50S ribosomal protein L3: MLKALIGRKIGMTQIFTSEGNVIPVTVIQAGPCQVVQKKTVDKDGYNALQLGFEKILKEKKINKPMGGHFKKHGVDAHKTLKEFKVDNPDEYQLGQELTVKLFAEGDIVDVQGVSIGKGFQGVVKRHGFAGGPAAHGSDFHRAPGAIGMREFPGETLKGKKLPGRMGGKTVTVQRLEVVKVLEDKNLLLVKGAVPGHKNSIVFIKETTKKR, encoded by the coding sequence ATGTTAAAAGCGTTGATAGGTAGAAAAATTGGGATGACGCAGATTTTTACCTCAGAAGGTAATGTTATTCCTGTCACAGTTATTCAGGCAGGGCCCTGTCAGGTGGTACAAAAAAAGACTGTTGATAAAGACGGTTATAATGCCCTTCAGCTTGGATTTGAAAAGATATTAAAAGAGAAAAAGATTAATAAGCCTATGGGTGGCCATTTTAAAAAGCATGGTGTTGATGCCCATAAGACTCTAAAGGAGTTTAAGGTGGACAATCCTGATGAATATCAATTGGGTCAGGAGCTTACAGTAAAACTATTTGCTGAAGGTGACATTGTAGATGTGCAGGGTGTAAGTATTGGTAAAGGATTTCAGGGTGTTGTAAAGAGACATGGATTTGCAGGTGGTCCTGCAGCGCACGGTTCAGATTTCCATAGGGCACCCGGTGCAATTGGTATGAGGGAGTTCCCAGGTGAAACGTTAAAGGGTAAAAAGTTGCCTGGTAGGATGGGTGGCAAGACTGTTACCGTCCAAAGATTGGAAGTGGTGAAAGTGCTAGAAGATAAAAACTTACTGCTTGTAAAAGGTGCTGTTCCTGGGCATAAGAACAGTATAGTTTTCATCAAAGAGACTACGAAGAAAAGATAA
- the rplD gene encoding 50S ribosomal protein L4, with protein MALVDVINTKNEKVGQIEISDEIMTYPVKPWLIHEVVKMQLACRRAGTHSTLNRALIEGGGRKPWKQKGTGRARAGSIRSPLWRGGAIIFGPQPRDYSYTMPKKKVKNALKSAVRAKFDDAAVKVIDSLIVESGKTKDAQKLLYNMALGKKVLIVYKEIDQKTFMAFRNIPNVDFLNVKGLNVYDVVNADSIIILKDALSHVMEVLQ; from the coding sequence ATGGCTTTGGTGGATGTAATAAACACAAAAAATGAGAAAGTGGGGCAGATTGAAATCTCTGATGAGATAATGACCTATCCGGTTAAACCATGGTTGATACATGAAGTTGTTAAAATGCAGCTAGCCTGTAGAAGGGCTGGTACACATTCAACACTCAATAGGGCCCTTATAGAAGGTGGTGGTAGAAAGCCATGGAAGCAAAAGGGAACAGGTAGAGCTAGGGCTGGTTCGATCAGATCACCTTTATGGAGAGGTGGAGCTATAATATTTGGACCTCAGCCAAGAGATTACTCATATACCATGCCTAAAAAGAAGGTAAAAAATGCTTTGAAATCTGCGGTGAGAGCAAAGTTTGATGATGCAGCAGTAAAAGTGATCGATTCTTTGATCGTAGAATCTGGTAAGACGAAGGATGCCCAAAAGCTGCTTTATAATATGGCTTTGGGGAAGAAGGTGTTGATAGTCTATAAAGAGATCGATCAGAAGACTTTTATGGCATTTAGAAATATACCCAATGTGGATTTTTTAAATGTAAAGGGTTTGAACGTATATGATGTTGTGAATGCTGATAGCATCATAATTTTAAAGGATGCCCTCTCACATGTTATGGAGGTACTTCAATAA
- the rplW gene encoding 50S ribosomal protein L23, producing MLTIYDIIKRPLITEKAVDLKEKQNQVVFEVDPRANKIQIKEAVEKLFNVKVKDVRTMSVKGKVKRFGMVVGKRDDWKKAIVVLEKDQKLEFV from the coding sequence ATGTTGACAATATATGATATAATAAAAAGACCTCTTATTACAGAAAAAGCTGTTGATCTGAAAGAGAAACAAAACCAAGTGGTTTTTGAGGTTGATCCAAGAGCTAATAAGATTCAGATCAAAGAAGCTGTAGAAAAGCTTTTTAATGTCAAGGTGAAAGATGTGAGAACTATGTCAGTTAAAGGTAAAGTGAAGAGATTTGGTATGGTAGTGGGTAAAAGAGATGACTGGAAGAAGGCTATTGTAGTTCTCGAAAAAGACCAAAAGTTGGAATTTGTATAA
- the rplB gene encoding 50S ribosomal protein L2, producing the protein MGIRKYKPTSAGVRFRANDDYADITTDTPEKSLLIRIPKKGGRNNYGRITTRHQGGGNKKLYRIIDFKRDKDAIPAKVKTIEYDPYRSARIALVAYADGEKRYIIAPLGLKVGDIIQSGKDADIKIGNAMQLKDIPVGTVIHNVELRPGKGGQLARSAGTYAQLLSKEGEYCHLRLPSGEIRLVKSECKATIGQVSNPDHENVIIGKAGKSRWLGIRPTVRGTAMNPVDHPHGGGEGRTKGGRHPVSPWGLPTKGYKTRKKNKPSNKYIVTKRK; encoded by the coding sequence ATGGGTATAAGAAAATATAAACCAACATCAGCAGGTGTTAGATTTAGAGCTAATGATGATTATGCTGATATAACCACTGATACCCCTGAGAAATCCCTGCTTATCAGGATACCAAAAAAGGGTGGTAGAAATAATTATGGTAGAATCACCACTAGACACCAGGGTGGTGGAAATAAAAAGTTATACAGGATTATCGACTTTAAGAGGGATAAAGATGCAATACCTGCAAAGGTAAAGACCATTGAGTATGATCCTTATAGAAGTGCAAGGATTGCATTAGTTGCCTATGCTGATGGTGAAAAGAGGTATATTATTGCACCGCTAGGGCTGAAGGTAGGAGATATAATCCAGAGTGGCAAAGATGCAGATATAAAGATAGGTAACGCCATGCAGTTAAAAGATATTCCTGTGGGTACTGTCATTCATAATGTGGAGTTAAGACCAGGCAAGGGTGGTCAGCTGGCTAGATCAGCTGGGACGTATGCCCAGTTGCTTTCAAAAGAAGGGGAATACTGTCACCTCCGTTTACCTTCTGGTGAAATAAGGCTTGTTAAATCCGAATGTAAAGCAACTATTGGTCAGGTAAGTAACCCAGATCATGAGAATGTGATTATTGGGAAAGCTGGTAAGAGCCGTTGGCTTGGTATAAGACCTACCGTAAGGGGTACAGCTATGAACCCTGTTGATCACCCACATGGAGGTGGTGAAGGTAGGACTAAAGGTGGAAGACACCCTGTATCACCATGGGGCTTACCTACTAAGGGTTATAAGACAAGGAAGAAAAACAAGCCATCTAATAAGTATATTGTCACTAAGAGGAAATAA
- the rpsS gene encoding 30S ribosomal protein S19 → MPRSLKKGPFIDDHLLKKVETAKQSGDKKVIKTWSRRSTIIPDMVGLTFAVHNGQKFIPVYVTENMVGHKLGEFSLTRTFRGHKKDDKKIKR, encoded by the coding sequence GTGCCAAGATCGCTTAAAAAGGGACCATTTATAGATGACCATTTGTTGAAGAAAGTAGAGACTGCTAAACAGTCTGGTGATAAAAAGGTGATAAAGACCTGGTCTAGAAGAAGTACTATAATTCCTGATATGGTGGGTTTGACTTTCGCTGTTCACAATGGACAAAAGTTTATACCTGTTTATGTCACCGAAAATATGGTCGGTCATAAGTTGGGTGAATTCTCGTTGACCAGGACATTTCGTGGACACAAAAAAGATGATAAGAAAATAAAGAGATAA
- the rplV gene encoding 50S ribosomal protein L22, with protein sequence MISKAVARYIRVSPRKARLVADLVRGKTVDEAMALLRFTTKKAAQEIYKTLKSAVANAEENKQVRNVSNLKLVEVKVDGGPFYKRYMPRAYGRASLIKRRTSHITVVLGE encoded by the coding sequence ATGATATCAAAGGCTGTTGCCAGATATATAAGGGTATCTCCTAGAAAGGCAAGATTGGTTGCGGATCTAGTAAGGGGCAAGACTGTTGATGAGGCTATGGCATTACTTAGATTTACTACCAAAAAAGCTGCTCAGGAGATATATAAGACATTAAAATCAGCTGTGGCAAATGCTGAGGAGAATAAGCAGGTTAGGAATGTAAGCAACCTAAAGCTTGTAGAAGTGAAGGTAGATGGTGGGCCATTTTATAAAAGATATATGCCAAGGGCGTATGGAAGGGCTTCTCTGATCAAAAGAAGAACCAGCCATATAACAGTTGTCCTCGGCGAATAA
- the rplP gene encoding 50S ribosomal protein L16 — MRGKATKGNTLAFGDFGLQSQEKGKLTSRQIEAARIAINRYIRRGGNLYIRIFPHKPITKRPAETRMGKGKGAVEYYVAPVKEGTMLYEIKGVTEEQAREAFRLASHKLPVKCKFVKREISDSAKGVE, encoded by the coding sequence ATTAGAGGGAAAGCCACCAAAGGTAATACGCTTGCTTTTGGTGATTTTGGCTTGCAATCGCAGGAAAAGGGTAAGCTTACAAGTAGACAGATAGAGGCTGCGAGGATTGCCATAAACAGGTATATTAGAAGAGGTGGAAATCTTTATATCAGGATTTTCCCCCACAAACCTATTACCAAAAGACCGGCTGAAACAAGGATGGGTAAAGGTAAAGGTGCAGTGGAGTACTATGTGGCTCCTGTAAAAGAAGGGACTATGCTTTATGAGATCAAAGGTGTTACTGAGGAGCAGGCAAGGGAAGCTTTTCGACTCGCATCTCATAAACTTCCTGTGAAGTGTAAATTTGTAAAAAGAGAAATTTCAGATTCTGCCAAAGGAGTTGAATAA
- the rpmC gene encoding 50S ribosomal protein L29: MKAAELRNMSRSELQKKEMELREELFRLRFKLSTADLEDTSKIGKVRKDIARIKTILKEKEKEG, from the coding sequence ATGAAAGCTGCAGAACTTAGAAACATGAGCAGATCAGAGCTGCAAAAGAAGGAGATGGAGCTTAGGGAAGAGCTTTTCAGACTTAGGTTTAAGCTTTCTACTGCTGATTTAGAAGATACAAGCAAAATAGGCAAAGTAAGAAAAGATATTGCCCGGATAAAAACTATACTGAAAGAAAAAGAGAAAGAGGGTTAA
- the rpsQ gene encoding 30S ribosomal protein S17, producing the protein MERNRRKVRKGVVISDKMDKTVVVKVETLKLHPKYHKFVKRGKKYIAHDENNECKIGDVVELMETRPLSKTKRWRVVRIIERPVGLN; encoded by the coding sequence ATGGAAAGAAATAGAAGGAAGGTTCGTAAGGGTGTCGTTATTAGCGATAAGATGGATAAGACAGTGGTGGTCAAAGTTGAAACCCTTAAGCTTCATCCAAAATACCATAAGTTTGTAAAAAGAGGTAAAAAGTATATTGCCCACGATGAGAATAACGAGTGTAAGATAGGTGATGTCGTGGAGCTTATGGAAACAAGACCACTTAGTAAGACAAAGAGATGGAGAGTGGTCAGAATCATAGAAAGACCTGTAGGATTAAATTAA
- the rplN gene encoding 50S ribosomal protein L14, giving the protein MIQVQSRLRVADNSGAKELMCIKVLGGSKRKYGGLGDIIVCSVKDAIPDGNVKKGDVVKAVIVRTKKEKRRPDGTYIRFDDNAAVILNKNLEPIGTRVFGPVARDLRAKGFLKIISMAPEVL; this is encoded by the coding sequence ATGATACAAGTTCAGAGTAGATTGAGAGTCGCTGATAACTCTGGGGCCAAAGAGCTTATGTGTATTAAAGTTCTTGGTGGCTCTAAAAGAAAATATGGTGGATTGGGTGATATAATTGTGTGCAGCGTTAAGGATGCTATCCCTGATGGTAATGTTAAAAAAGGTGATGTTGTAAAAGCTGTGATTGTTAGGACTAAAAAGGAAAAACGTAGGCCTGATGGTACCTATATCAGGTTTGATGATAACGCTGCGGTGATATTAAATAAAAACCTGGAGCCTATTGGCACGAGGGTATTTGGGCCAGTTGCAAGGGATCTTAGAGCAAAAGGGTTCCTTAAGATAATATCAATGGCTCCCGAAGTGCTATAG
- the rplX gene encoding 50S ribosomal protein L24, protein MAAVKYKLKKDDPVIVITGKYKGKKSKILKVLKEDGKAIVEAVNVVKRHMKPSQLNPDGGIVEKEKPIDISNIMYYCQKCDKGVRLGIKVLQDGTKQRFCKSCGEIVDKD, encoded by the coding sequence ATGGCGGCTGTTAAGTATAAACTAAAAAAAGATGACCCTGTTATAGTTATTACCGGTAAGTATAAGGGGAAAAAATCAAAGATTTTGAAAGTGTTAAAAGAAGATGGTAAGGCTATTGTGGAAGCTGTCAACGTTGTTAAAAGACACATGAAGCCAAGCCAGCTAAATCCCGATGGTGGTATAGTGGAGAAGGAAAAGCCGATAGACATATCCAATATTATGTATTATTGCCAGAAATGTGATAAAGGTGTCCGTCTTGGTATAAAGGTTCTGCAGGATGGAACTAAACAAAGGTTTTGTAAGTCTTGTGGCGAAATAGTAGATAAAGACTAA